In one Lolium rigidum isolate FL_2022 chromosome 3, APGP_CSIRO_Lrig_0.1, whole genome shotgun sequence genomic region, the following are encoded:
- the LOC124698805 gene encoding tRNA (guanine(10)-N2)-methyltransferase homolog, which produces MWYLCVFYHRLLDYRRPEVESLAELFGGPGAGDAVEWRLLENHHADSPFHLVRLPGDERLAAQIANRSLLVKGIYELWGHGATYDELEKAIKEYPDERKLPYLTPESSFKIIVDSFGKVISFEEQNEIIKGFTYIPFEGRVNLKKPDHKFFVLETDDYGSQNGLPPVAQKTVFFGREVGAADRHLLPTYQLKSRKYIGPTAMDCEMAFLMANQGLARPGKLVYDPFVGTGSILVAAAHFGAMTMGADIDIRVVRDGRGPDCNIWSNFEQYKLPEPLCVLRADNNLPPWRPGLKEIFDAIICDPPYGVRAGGRKSGGRKLLKGIIPPYTVPDEKRDNHIPSTAPYSLAECVHDLLHLAARMLVIGGRLVFFYPVLRDDDVADVAKFPEHPCFKLVASCEQILSLRYSRVLLTMVKVEPYTEEIEKMGEERHQEFRENHQKWMEEGNLHSAVFSPAEQDGKPKFDKDSKPKYRGKYV; this is translated from the exons ATGTGGTACCTATGCGTATTTTACCACAGGCTCTTGGACTACCGCCGGCCGGAGGTGGAGTCGCTCGCCGAGCTCTTCGGCGGCCCCGGCGCCGGGGACGCCGTCGAGTGGCGCCTGCTGGAGAACCACCACGCGGACTCCCCTTTCCACCTCGTGCGCCTCCCCGGCGACGAGCGTCTTGCCGCGCAGATCGCCAACCGCA GCTTGCTTGTGAAGGGGATCTATGAGCTGTGGGGGCATGGTGCCACCTACGACGAGCTGGAGAAGGCCATAAAGGAGTACCCCGACGAGAGGAAGCTGCCATACCTGACGCCTGAAAGTTCCTTCAAGATTATTGTCGATAGCTTCGGCAAGGTGATCAGCTTCGAAGAACAGAACGAGATCATAAAGGGCTTCACCTACATTCCATTCGAG GGCCGCGTTAATTTGAAGAAGCCTGATCACAAGTTCTTTGTCTTGGAGACTGATGATTATGGGTCGCAAAATGGCCTCCCTCCAGTTGCTCAGAAGACGGTATTCTTTGGCCGGGAGGTTGGAGCAGCGGATAGGCACCTGTTGCCGACATACCAGCTCAAGAGCAGGAAGTATATCGGTCCGACTGCAATGGATTGTGAAATGGCGTTTCTCATGGCCAACCAAGGGCTCGCACGGCCCGGGAAACTTGTGTACGATCCTTTCGTTGGCACCGGGAGTATTTTGGTGGCAGCTGCACATTTTGGAGCCATGACTATG GGTGCAGATATTGATATAAGGGTTGTGCGGGATGGTCGTGGCCCCGATTGCAATATTTGGAGCAACTTTGAGCAG TACAAGTTGCCAGAGCCCTTGTGTGTGCTACGAGCGGATAACAACCTGCCACCTTGGCGTCCAGGATTGAAGGAG ATATTTGATGCAATCATTTGCGACCCTCCATATGGAGTTCGGGCTGGTGGGCGTAAGTCCGGTGGTCGGAAGCTCCTGAAAGGCATCATCCCTCCTTACACAGTTCCAGATGAGAAGAGGGATAACCATATTCCATCAACTGCGCCATATAGCCTTGCTGAATGTGTTCATGACCTCCTCCACCTTGCTGCAAGGATGCTGGTGATCGGTGGCAGGCTGGTATTCTTCTACCCGGTCCTGCGGGACGATGATGTTGCTGACGTAGCGAAATTCCCGGAGCACCCCTGCTTCAAGCTGGTTGCCTCTTGTGAGCAGATCCTAAGCTTGCGGTACAGTCGGGTTCTGCTAACCATGGTGAAGGTCGAGCCCTACACAGAGGAGATCGAAAAGATGGGTGAGGAACGTCACCAGGAATTCAGGGAGAACCACCAGAAATGGATGGAGGAGGGCAACCTCCACTCCGCCGTGTTCAGCCCCGCAGAGCAGGATGGGAAGCCGAAATTCGATAAGGACTCCAAGCCAAAGTACAGAGGCAAGTACGTGTAG